One segment of Clavelina lepadiformis chromosome 2, kaClaLepa1.1, whole genome shotgun sequence DNA contains the following:
- the LOC143446498 gene encoding uncharacterized protein LOC143446498 — translation MKCNQPSSLLRLTFTSQQRTWITHYILQTCTLGKRSRSGGEKHHGEILMAYQIIKNSQRTSAVRNMLVEELNHGCRTRKGRWIIRVQDHKTFAKYGYATIVMPGWLKEGLDNLVRFNGKEI, via the exons ATGAAATGCAATCAACCCAGTTCACTTCTCAGACTGACCTTCACTTCTCAGCAACGCACGTGGA TAACTCACTATATTCTACAAACATGCACTCTGGGAAAACGATCCCGGAGCGGAGGTGAGAAGCACCATGGGGAAATCCTCATGGCCTATCAGATAATCAAAAACTCGCAGCGGACAAGTGCGGTCCGCAACATGCTCGTGGAAGAACTTAACCATGGCTGCCGGACCAGGAAAGGACGTTGGATTATTCGG GTGCAAGATCACAAAACATTCGCAAAATATGGGTATGCAACAATTGTTATGCCTGGCTGGTTGAAGGAAGGGCTGGACAACCTTGTACGGTTCAACggaaaagaaatttga